A genomic stretch from Mya arenaria isolate MELC-2E11 chromosome 10, ASM2691426v1 includes:
- the LOC128204205 gene encoding uncharacterized protein LOC128204205 → MTEVATELLGMFMKPEKIPDSITKLMKLDVTDRTLQKPDRGIGVGKYAYTELNKARIDKSCRHWVQNLYANLRHGYVMAAKKMLKMPIDNKTLRWMTALDPDLGNHSQTSSALKRLASCLPNVFSDEQNGHLAEEIDKYCVDPQVKDVRSEFNEEDRIDTGFWTKVFKIKTFTEVRYPMLKKLVMALLTIFSGPLIESTFNIMDDIIEKDRTQLTVVNYEAVAIVKTSLKRRAEKSTKMRVSRSMIKACINAYASYQDYLKIKREEVEKKRTEKLNSSIQMLKLEKASRIAKLVRLKNRIVNRKRKATSGSSCGHQWKRIKSI, encoded by the coding sequence ATGACAGAGGTAGCCACAGAACTGTTGGGAATGTTTATGAAACCTGAGAAAATTCCAGACAGTATCACTAAGTTGATGAAATTAGATGTCACTGACAGAACTCTCCAGAAACCGGACAGAGGTATTGGTGTAGGGAAATATGCATATACGGAACTCAACAAAGCAAGAATAGACAAATCATGCAGGCACTGGGTTCAAAATCTGTATGCTAACCTCCGACATGGGTATGTCATGGCTGccaaaaaaatgctaaaaatgcCAATTGACAACAAAACACTGCGTTGGATGACTGCCTTGGACCCAGACTTAGGTAACCACAGTCAAACCTCTAGTGCCTTAAAGCGATTAGCTAGTTGCTTGCCAAATGTGTTTTCTGACGAACAGAATGGGCATCTAGCTGAAGAGATTGACAAGTACTGTGTTGATCCACAAGTGAAGGATGTGAGGTCGGAGTTCAATGAGGAGGACAGAATTGATACTGGCTTCTGGACCaaagtgttcaaaataaaaactttcACAGAGGTCCGCTACCCAATGCTGAAGAAGCTTGTTATGGCTCTACTGACCATCTTTAGCGGACCTTTGATTGAATCCACATTTAATATCATGGATGATATCATAGAAAAAGACAGGACCCAGCTAACAGTGGTCAACTATGAAGCTGTGGCCATTGTGAAGACTTCCCTAAAGAGAAGAGCTGAAAAAAGCACTAAAATGAGAGTTAGTAGAAGTATGATAAAAGCTTGCATAAATGCATATGCATCTTATCAAGActatctgaaaataaaaagggAAGAAGTGGAAAAGAAAAGGACAGAGAAATTGAACAGCTCTATTCAAATGCTGAAATTGGAGAAAGCCAGTAGAATAGCCAAGTTAGTGAGACTGAAAAACAGAATAGTCAACAGAAAAAGGAAAGCCACTAGTGGTTCTAGTTGTGGACACCAGTGGAAACGAATTAAATCAATATAG